The DNA sequence TGGTCATTAAATGATAAAAGACCCTTTCGGAAGTCCCCGAAGCTCTGCTTTGACTGCTTCGTATAGTCTCTTACAAGTTTGAATTGACCAGTGTAGCCTGCAAGCGGGCTTCTCACAGATTGGTTATAAGCATTTGTATACTTCTCGCTTTTGTTGACAATTTGTCCTACATTGTCCTGTGCCTGCTGCAGATTGCCGACTATGCTTGCAAAATAGACATCAATGACACGCTTGTTAATATCATTGAGAATGCGGCTTGCCGCTTCTTCAGCCTCCGCCTTGGCACTTGTGCTGCCAGTGGCGTTGATTTTATATGGAAGAGAGACAGCATCTGGTCTTTTTTCATTGATGGCGAGTGCTTTTTGAGAGAAATCACTCGGTATGACGACCATCAGATTATATGTATTGTTCTTCAACCCGTTCTCTGCGATACTGCGGCTGACAACATGCCAGTCATGCGTATTATCTCTCTCAATGCTTTTGACGAAAGCATCGCCAAACCCAATATGTTCATTATTAAATCCAGTTCCATAATCTTCATTAACAAGGGCTACAGACATAACCTTGCCCTGACGCGGTGCTTTTCTATCTTTTGTTTTATCATTAAAAGCAAGATATGAGAGGCCGGACACAAATACTAGAATGAGTGCAAGGAAGATTGCTATGCGGCCATATGTTTTATTCATGGTGATCATCTCCTAAATTACGTATCCCGCAATTATTACGGGAGAAATAAGGGGTTTTTGAAAGAAGAGAAGCCACACAACAAGAAGTCGCGTGGCTATGTATTAAGGCTAGTTGATCAGGAAAGACCGAAGTTGCGTGATAGCGCTTCATCCTGCTGTGCAACTGCTTCAGCTGTCTTGTTCAATTGTTCATTGATTTCCTGCATCAAATGAGCGAAATCACGTACTTTTGGTTCCAACTGAGTGAACTGAACATCAAACTGTTCGAAAGCGCGACCTTTCCACTCTGCACTCAATTGTGATTGAAGACTCTTCAAACGTGATAGAATTCCTTCGATTTCCTGTGAACTCTGTCCATATGTTCTTGCTCTCGACTTCAGCTCTTCCGGCGTCATCATAATTTGGCCTGACATGTGATCATCTCCTCTTAATGATTTTGCTTTGAAAGAAGGGAATTTCCAAAAAGATAGACCCTGCTCAGTATCTACCATAGCAATAAAGCAGAGAACTTTCAACCATAAAATTACATTATTAGTAATTAGATACAAATCCCTATTATAAATTAACTAATATACTCCAGTAAATTCCATGTTATATATCAAATTAATTAATTTTCATTTTACTAAGCAGTACACAAGTCTTGGAAATCCGACAAAAATCCGCTCCTAAGAGACTTTTCCTGTTTAAGAAAATTCAGTAGATAGTATAGTACAGACTTTTGATAGATTATTAATCAGATCAAAATAGTAAAGCAGCCCCGTGCATTTGCCGGGACTGCTCTATTATTTGGTGATATTCATATATTTCAGTGCTCTGCAATCCCTAAGATTTGATTTCCGAAAAGAAGGTATCGCCAAGCCAATGATTACCAAACAATGCATCATACTCTATGAGATGATAGTCATGAATCATTTCTCGCAAATCATTAGGGAGTTCATAATTGGGAACTTTTCCTTTCTCCGTAACAACGTAATCCATCCCTATTCGTTTAACCCCTTTACTCAAAAGTTCGTCCATTAGACTATGGAATGCAGATAAACGATAGTTGCCTTCTTGGAGAAGAGCTGGAACGATGAAGGCTGGCGATAACCCTTCAAGATGCTGTCCCCCTTGACTCCTCACATGATTCATGTAGATAAACCATGGTGTTTCATGCAGTTTATCCGTACCGAATCTATCTTCCATACCGGTAAACACTCCAGGTAGATGGTCTCCATAGAAGACGATATTCACTTCTTGGCGAGACGCCTTCAATTTCTTTATCATCGTTTCAATCGCTTTGTCTGATGCGTGAATTCCCTGCAGATAGTTTATGAGTTCTTTTCTCTTTTCCTTAGGATAGACATTTAGATTGATTTTTGGCTGATAACCCATTTCCGGAATAGTCCCATCGTATGGAACATGATTCTGCATGGACAACACATGAATAAGCCCGGGATTCTTTTCTGCTACCATTTCAAGCACTTCTTCAGTCAATGATTCATCAGATATACGATGGTGTGTCCCGAGCTTCTTCGTATACTTGATTCCATGATTCAAATAAAGAAACTCATCAAAACCCATAACATTGTAAACTGTCTTCCTATTATATAGCTCTGCCGTATAAGGGTGGATGGCTACCTTCTGACGGTCGTAGTAACTAAGCACGGTATTATGATTTCTCGAACCGGCGAAGAAATCTGCATATGGTGTGACTATAAGCGGCTCCCGAAAGTCCTCCAGACTGAAAGAAGTCAAAATCGACCACTCCACGTTTGCCGTACCTCCCCCAATGTACGGGCTGTACATTGTACCTCCAATATGTTCTCTCGCCATTTTTGAGATATAAGGAATCGGCGTTTCATTTAACAGCAAATCAGGAAGCTGTTTAGGGTCCATTAGTGACTCGCTTAAATAGAGTATCGTCTGCGAATCATTAAGTGACTTATTGCGTTTCTCATTCTTATCTTTTGCAACATCTTTGTATTTACGGGAAATCTCCAATAAATTTTCCTTTTTATAACTGGATGGTTTATCCATATAATTCGGTTTCATCGTATGGATAAAACTCGGTACAAAGCCATCTCTATGCGCCCGGTACATCGGGTCCCAATTATGAAGATGCGGCTCTTTGTATTTCAAAATATACGCGTTATAAGCATTCGGTTTAACGCATATCGCGGAAAGACATAAAAGAGAGATGAGGAACAAAGTGATTCTCGATTTTCCATTAGGCCACAGATCCAGTCGTTTCAAGAGTTTTCTCGCCAGCCATTGTAAAAGGACGAATAACATAAAAGCAGCAATAATAAACAATGCGGCAGTTCGGAACGATATATTTATGAATGACAATAGTTCCCCTGGTGTAGCAACTGTCCGCAAGTCCGAATAAGTGATAAATTCATTCCGCTGCTCAACTTTTATATGATTTGCGATGACCAAACCTACCATAAGCCCATCTGTCACAACTATACTCATGGCAGTGCTCCCAAGAATTGCATAAATTAAAATAGTAATTAGGAAAATTAGTGAGGCACCATGATTAAAAGACTCATTAATC is a window from the Aciduricibacillus chroicocephali genome containing:
- a CDS encoding WXG100 family type VII secretion target; amino-acid sequence: MSGQIMMTPEELKSRARTYGQSSQEIEGILSRLKSLQSQLSAEWKGRAFEQFDVQFTQLEPKVRDFAHLMQEINEQLNKTAEAVAQQDEALSRNFGLS
- a CDS encoding LTA synthase family protein — its product is MSLTKKKWVIALYIIVAAIAIGLNSALVVDWLNKSMFIDYTIVNKSEINESFNHGASLIFLITILIYAILGSTAMSIVVTDGLMVGLVIANHIKVEQRNEFITYSDLRTVATPGELLSFINISFRTAALFIIAAFMLFVLLQWLARKLLKRLDLWPNGKSRITLFLISLLCLSAICVKPNAYNAYILKYKEPHLHNWDPMYRAHRDGFVPSFIHTMKPNYMDKPSSYKKENLLEISRKYKDVAKDKNEKRNKSLNDSQTILYLSESLMDPKQLPDLLLNETPIPYISKMAREHIGGTMYSPYIGGGTANVEWSILTSFSLEDFREPLIVTPYADFFAGSRNHNTVLSYYDRQKVAIHPYTAELYNRKTVYNVMGFDEFLYLNHGIKYTKKLGTHHRISDESLTEEVLEMVAEKNPGLIHVLSMQNHVPYDGTIPEMGYQPKINLNVYPKEKRKELINYLQGIHASDKAIETMIKKLKASRQEVNIVFYGDHLPGVFTGMEDRFGTDKLHETPWFIYMNHVRSQGGQHLEGLSPAFIVPALLQEGNYRLSAFHSLMDELLSKGVKRIGMDYVVTEKGKVPNYELPNDLREMIHDYHLIEYDALFGNHWLGDTFFSEIKS